A window of the Dunckerocampus dactyliophorus isolate RoL2022-P2 chromosome 21, RoL_Ddac_1.1, whole genome shotgun sequence genome harbors these coding sequences:
- the LOC129174134 gene encoding melanoma receptor tyrosine-protein kinase-like isoform X1, protein MCGGAVDYLFLLFFLLLLLTFDRCCCTPTDRRVCQGTSNQLTLLGTPENHYDNMVRMYANCSVVLDNLEITHTLQQHDLSFLQSIEEVGGYVLVAINEAPIVPLVNLRLIRGQNLYESQYALLVMSNYHRNYSSSTLNFTGGLRQLQLSSLTEILRGGVKMTHNHLLCNMDTIQWWDVLDKSSNPRLVLKMDDFARNCDPCHPSCVNGSCWAAGPEHCQKFTKSQCAEQCSRRCRGPKPSDCCNEHCAAGCNGPRATDCLACRLFNDDGTCKDACPPEKLYDLKTHQVINNPNAKFTYGATCVKSCPHNYVVTGGSCVRTCGAGMYEVDDNGVQRCRTCEGPCPKACDGVGVGTLVNAIAINASNIELFRNCTKINGDIFFIETSFTGDAHYKIPPMDPAKLEYFRTVKEITGFLLIQSWPKNMTSLSVFENLEIIRGRTTRAQHSLAVVRVQNLHWLGLRSLKEVSAGRVALKDNPQLCYTRNDQWARLFRSSDQIITVRNVASSQLCQQQNHTCDVQCTDQGCWGPGPAMCVSCLHFDRRGRCVASCNLLHGEPREVEVNRSCVECHAECLVMKGRPTCYGTGPDQCSQCARFKDGPHCVPRCPHGVMGDGDIMIWKYADSAGQCQSCHQNCTEGCTGPGLSGCSGASSHSTLAVGVVSGLLVIVLLSLVVSVLLRRRQIKRKRTLRRLLQERELVEPLTPSGQAPNQALLRMLKETELKKIRVLGSGAFGTVYKGLWIPDGENVKIPVAIKVLREATSPKANKEILDEAYVMASVDHPHVCRLLGICLTSSVQLITQLMAYGCLLDYVRHHQENVGAQWLLNWCVQIAKGMSYLEERHLVHRDLAARNVLVKTPNHVKITDFGLAKLLTADEKEYHSDGGKVPIKWMALESILQWTYTHQSDVWSYGVTVWELMTFGSKPYDGIPASEVASVLERGERLPQPPICTIDVYMLMVKCWMIDPSSRPKFRELIVEFSKMARDPSRYLVLQCDPPSPSDSRFYSRLLSSDDTDDVVDAEEYLLPYKVSSNRSDHPCSAAQAHPVRTNSIAMRYISDPTGNTADKEDLSVHEYMNQDESGPSSRPSEVHNPNYEDLSPVWGAASLPFLPEDRKIGHGVEEGPEYLNTAQSSLPRIASLDNPDYQADFLPRATPSNMGTRGPFLPAAENHEYLGLAGAMQTSVC, encoded by the exons ATGTGCGGAGGTGCGGTGGACtacctttttcttctttttttccttcttcttctgctgaCGTTTGACCGCTGCTGCTGCACCCCAACCGACAGGAGAG TGTGCCAAGGGACGAGCAACCAGCTGACCTTGCTGGGCACTCCTGAAAACCACTATGACAACATGGTGAGGATGTACGCCAACTGCTCGGTGGTCCTGGACAACCTGGAGATCACGCACACTCTGCAGCAACACGACCTCTCTTTCCTCCAG TCCATCGAGGAAGTCGGCGGCTATGTGCTGGTCGCCATTAACGAAGCACCGATAGTCCCGCTGGTCAACTTGAGGCTGATCCGAGGTCAGAACCTCTACGAGAGTCAGTATGCCCTGCTGGTCATGTCCAACTACCACAGGAACTACTCGTCCTCCACGCTCAACTTCACTGGTGGCCTCAGACAGCTTCAGCTCAGCAGCCTGACCG AGATTCTTAGAGGAGGAGTTAAGATGACCCACAATCATTTGCTGTGCAACATGGACACCATCCAGTGGTGGGACGTCCTGGACAAAAGCAGCAATCCCAGATTGGTTTTAAAGATGGATGACTTTGCACGCAACT GTGATCCCTGCCATCCGTCATGTGTCAACGGGTCGTGTTGGGCGGCCGGACCGGAACACTGCCAgaaat TCACCAAGTCGCAGTGTGCTGAGCAGTGCAGCCGGAGGTGTCGCGGTCCCAAACCCAGCGACTGTTGTAACGAGCACTGTGCAGCAGGCTGcaacggcccgcgggccaccgACTGTCTG GCGTGTCGGCTGTTCAATGACGACGGCACCTGCAAAGACGCGTGTCCTCCTGAGAAGCTCTACGACCTGAAAACACACCAAGTCATCAACAATCCTAACGCCAAGTTCACCTACGGCGCCACCTGTGTCAAGTCCTGCCCAC acAACTACGTGGTGACCGGAGGCTCCTGCGTGCGCACGTGCGGCGCAGGCATGTACGAAGTGGATGACAACGGCGTGCAGCGCTGTCGAACCTGCGAGGGACCGTGTCCAAAAG CGTGTGATGGCGTCGGTGTGGGGACTCTTGTGAACGCCATCGCCATCAACGCCTCCAATATTGAGTTGTTCCGAAACTGCACCAAGATCAATGGCGACATCTTCTTCATTGAGACCTCCTTCACTGG CGATGCTCACTATAAGATCCCGCCCATGGACCCGGCCAAGCTGGAATACTTCCGAACTGTAAAGGAAATCACAG GATTCCTGCTGATCCAATCCTGGCCCAAGAACATGACATCTCTGTCCGTGTTTGAGAACCTGGAGATCATCCGAGGAAGAACCACACGAGC ACAACACAGCCTGGCTGTGGTGAGGGTCCAGAATCTACACTGGTTGGGTCTGCGCTCCCTGAAGGAGGTCAGCGCTGGAAGAGTGGCCCTGAAGGACAACCCTCAGCTGTGCTACACTCGCAATGACCAGTGGGCCCGCCTCTTCAGATCGTCAGACCAAATCATCACAGTGAGAAACGTGGCGTCGTCCCAACTCTGCC AACAACAGAACCACACCTGTGACGTGCAGTGTACAGATCAAGGCTGCTGGGGCCCGGGGCCAGCCATGTGTGTCTCCTGCCTACACTTTGACCGCAGGGGGCGCTGTGTGGCCTCGTGCAACCTGCTGCATGG GGAGCCCAGGGAGGTGGAGGTGAACAGGAGCTGTGTGGAATGTCATGCTGAGTGTCTCGTGATGAAAGGGAGGCCAACCTGCTATGGCACG GGTCCCGACCAGTGTTCCCAGTGCGCCCGCTTCAAAGATGGTCCCCACTGCGTGCCACGATGCCCTCATGGCGTGATGGGCGACGGCGACATAATGATCTGGAAATACGCTGACAGTGCCGGCCAGTGCCAGTCATGTCACCAGAACTGCACCGAGGG GTGCACAGGTCCTGGACTGTCGGGATGCTCAGG GGCTTCCTCACACTCCACACTCGCGGTGGGCGTGGTCAGCGGGCTCTTGGTTATCGTCCTCCTGTCGTTGGTGGTCTCTGTGTTGCTCAGGCGACGGCAAATCAAGAGGAAAAGGACGTTGCGGCGCCTCCTGCAGGAGAGAGAG ctggtGGAGCCGCTGACCCCCAGTGGCCAGGCTCCCAACCAGGCGCTGCTGAGGATGCTGAAAGAGACGGAGCTGAAGAAGATTAGGGTTCTCGGCTCTGGCGCTTTTGGGACCGTGTACAAA GGTTTGTGGATCCCTGATGGCGAGAATGTGAAAATCCCGGTCGCCATCAAAGTACTCAGAGAGGCAACGTCACCCAAAGCCAACAAAGAAATCCTGGAC GAGGCGTACGTGATGGCGAGCGTGGACCACCCTCATGTGTGCCGCCTGCTGGGGATCTGCCTGACGTCGTCCGTGCAGCTGATAACTCAGCTGATGGCATACGGCTGCCTGCTGGACTACGTGAGACACCACCAAGAGAACGTGGGTGCTCAGTGGCTGCTCAACTGGTGCGTCCAGATTGCCAAG GGGATGAGCTACCTGGAGGAGCGCCACCTGGTGCATAGAGATCTGGCAGCGAGAAACGTCCTGGTAAAAACTCCCAATCACGTCAAGATCACGGACTTTGGCCTTGCCAAACTTCTCACGGCCGACGAGAAGGAATACCACTCTGACGGAGGAaag GTTCCTATCAAGTGGATGGCACTGGAGTCCATCCTGCAGTGGACCTACACACACCAGAGTGATGTTTGGAGTTACG gtgtgactgtgtgggagTTGATGACGTTTGGTTCCAAACCGTACGATGGCATCCCAGCCAGCGAGGTGGCGTCGGTTCTGGAGCGAGGCGAGCGCTTGCCGCAGCCGCCCATCTGCACCATCGACGTCTACATGCTGATGGTCAAGT GTTGGATGATCGACCCGTCCAGTAGACCCAAGTTCAGGGAACTCATCGTGGAGTTTTCCAAGATGGCGCGGGATCCCTCCAGGTACCTGGTCCTGCAG TGTGACCCGCCCAGCCCGTCCGACAGCAGGTTCTACTCCCGCCTGCTGAGCTCGGACGACACAGATGATGTGGTGGATGCCGAGGAGTACCTGTTGCCTTACAAAGTCTCCAGTAACCGTAGCGACCACCCATGCAGCGCCGCG CAGGCTCATCCTGTGCGCACAAACAGCATTGCCATGCGTTACATCAGCGACCCGACCGGCAACACAGCTGACAAAGAAGACCTCAGCGTCCACG AGTACATGAACCAGGATGAGAGCGGGCCCAGCAGCAGGCCCTCAGAGGTCCACAATCCCAACTACGAAGATCTGAGTCCAGTGTGGGGCGCTGCGTCGTTACCCTTCCTACCAGAAGATAGAAAAATCGGCCACGGAGTCGAGGAGGGACCTGAGTACTTAAACACAGCGCAAAGCTCGCTGCCCCGCATTGCCAGCCTCGACAACCCAGACTACCAGGCTGACTTCCTTCCCCGGGCCACGCCCTCTAACATGGGCACCAGAGGTCCGTTCCTCCCGGCTGCTGAGAACCACGAATACCTGGGCCTGGCTGGTGCAATGCAGACCTCTGTTTGCTAG
- the LOC129174134 gene encoding melanoma receptor tyrosine-protein kinase-like isoform X3: protein MCGGAVDYLFLLFFLLLLLTFDRCCCTPTDRRVCQGTSNQLTLLGTPENHYDNMVRMYANCSVVLDNLEITHTLQQHDLSFLQSIEEVGGYVLVAINEAPIVPLVNLRLIRGQNLYESQYALLVMSNYHRNYSSSTLNFTGGLRQLQLSSLTEILRGGVKMTHNHLLCNMDTIQWWDVLDKSSNPRLVLKMDDFARNCDPCHPSCVNGSCWAAGPEHCQKFTKSQCAEQCSRRCRGPKPSDCCNEHCAAGCNGPRATDCLACRLFNDDGTCKDACPPEKLYDLKTHQVINNPNAKFTYGATCVKSCPHNYVVTGGSCVRTCGAGMYEVDDNGVQRCRTCEGPCPKACDGVGVGTLVNAIAINASNIELFRNCTKINGDIFFIETSFTGDAHYKIPPMDPAKLEYFRTVKEITGFLLIQSWPKNMTSLSVFENLEIIRGRTTRAQHSLAVVRVQNLHWLGLRSLKEVSAGRVALKDNPQLCYTRNDQWARLFRSSDQIITVRNVASSQLCQQQNHTCDVQCTDQGCWGPGPAMCVSCLHFDRRGRCVASCNLLHGEPREVEVNRSCVECHAECLVMKGRPTCYGTGPDQCSQCARFKDGPHCVPRCPHGVMGDGDIMIWKYADSAGQCQSCHQNCTEGASSHSTLAVGVVSGLLVIVLLSLVVSVLLRRRQIKRKRTLRRLLQERELVEPLTPSGQAPNQALLRMLKETELKKIRVLGSGAFGTVYKGLWIPDGENVKIPVAIKVLREATSPKANKEILDEAYVMASVDHPHVCRLLGICLTSSVQLITQLMAYGCLLDYVRHHQENVGAQWLLNWCVQIAKGMSYLEERHLVHRDLAARNVLVKTPNHVKITDFGLAKLLTADEKEYHSDGGKVPIKWMALESILQWTYTHQSDVWSYGVTVWELMTFGSKPYDGIPASEVASVLERGERLPQPPICTIDVYMLMVKCWMIDPSSRPKFRELIVEFSKMARDPSRYLVLQCDPPSPSDSRFYSRLLSSDDTDDVVDAEEYLLPYKVSSNRSDHPCSAAQAHPVRTNSIAMRYISDPTGNTADKEDLSVHEYMNQDESGPSSRPSEVHNPNYEDLSPVWGAASLPFLPEDRKIGHGVEEGPEYLNTAQSSLPRIASLDNPDYQADFLPRATPSNMGTRGPFLPAAENHEYLGLAGAMQTSVC, encoded by the exons ATGTGCGGAGGTGCGGTGGACtacctttttcttctttttttccttcttcttctgctgaCGTTTGACCGCTGCTGCTGCACCCCAACCGACAGGAGAG TGTGCCAAGGGACGAGCAACCAGCTGACCTTGCTGGGCACTCCTGAAAACCACTATGACAACATGGTGAGGATGTACGCCAACTGCTCGGTGGTCCTGGACAACCTGGAGATCACGCACACTCTGCAGCAACACGACCTCTCTTTCCTCCAG TCCATCGAGGAAGTCGGCGGCTATGTGCTGGTCGCCATTAACGAAGCACCGATAGTCCCGCTGGTCAACTTGAGGCTGATCCGAGGTCAGAACCTCTACGAGAGTCAGTATGCCCTGCTGGTCATGTCCAACTACCACAGGAACTACTCGTCCTCCACGCTCAACTTCACTGGTGGCCTCAGACAGCTTCAGCTCAGCAGCCTGACCG AGATTCTTAGAGGAGGAGTTAAGATGACCCACAATCATTTGCTGTGCAACATGGACACCATCCAGTGGTGGGACGTCCTGGACAAAAGCAGCAATCCCAGATTGGTTTTAAAGATGGATGACTTTGCACGCAACT GTGATCCCTGCCATCCGTCATGTGTCAACGGGTCGTGTTGGGCGGCCGGACCGGAACACTGCCAgaaat TCACCAAGTCGCAGTGTGCTGAGCAGTGCAGCCGGAGGTGTCGCGGTCCCAAACCCAGCGACTGTTGTAACGAGCACTGTGCAGCAGGCTGcaacggcccgcgggccaccgACTGTCTG GCGTGTCGGCTGTTCAATGACGACGGCACCTGCAAAGACGCGTGTCCTCCTGAGAAGCTCTACGACCTGAAAACACACCAAGTCATCAACAATCCTAACGCCAAGTTCACCTACGGCGCCACCTGTGTCAAGTCCTGCCCAC acAACTACGTGGTGACCGGAGGCTCCTGCGTGCGCACGTGCGGCGCAGGCATGTACGAAGTGGATGACAACGGCGTGCAGCGCTGTCGAACCTGCGAGGGACCGTGTCCAAAAG CGTGTGATGGCGTCGGTGTGGGGACTCTTGTGAACGCCATCGCCATCAACGCCTCCAATATTGAGTTGTTCCGAAACTGCACCAAGATCAATGGCGACATCTTCTTCATTGAGACCTCCTTCACTGG CGATGCTCACTATAAGATCCCGCCCATGGACCCGGCCAAGCTGGAATACTTCCGAACTGTAAAGGAAATCACAG GATTCCTGCTGATCCAATCCTGGCCCAAGAACATGACATCTCTGTCCGTGTTTGAGAACCTGGAGATCATCCGAGGAAGAACCACACGAGC ACAACACAGCCTGGCTGTGGTGAGGGTCCAGAATCTACACTGGTTGGGTCTGCGCTCCCTGAAGGAGGTCAGCGCTGGAAGAGTGGCCCTGAAGGACAACCCTCAGCTGTGCTACACTCGCAATGACCAGTGGGCCCGCCTCTTCAGATCGTCAGACCAAATCATCACAGTGAGAAACGTGGCGTCGTCCCAACTCTGCC AACAACAGAACCACACCTGTGACGTGCAGTGTACAGATCAAGGCTGCTGGGGCCCGGGGCCAGCCATGTGTGTCTCCTGCCTACACTTTGACCGCAGGGGGCGCTGTGTGGCCTCGTGCAACCTGCTGCATGG GGAGCCCAGGGAGGTGGAGGTGAACAGGAGCTGTGTGGAATGTCATGCTGAGTGTCTCGTGATGAAAGGGAGGCCAACCTGCTATGGCACG GGTCCCGACCAGTGTTCCCAGTGCGCCCGCTTCAAAGATGGTCCCCACTGCGTGCCACGATGCCCTCATGGCGTGATGGGCGACGGCGACATAATGATCTGGAAATACGCTGACAGTGCCGGCCAGTGCCAGTCATGTCACCAGAACTGCACCGAGGG GGCTTCCTCACACTCCACACTCGCGGTGGGCGTGGTCAGCGGGCTCTTGGTTATCGTCCTCCTGTCGTTGGTGGTCTCTGTGTTGCTCAGGCGACGGCAAATCAAGAGGAAAAGGACGTTGCGGCGCCTCCTGCAGGAGAGAGAG ctggtGGAGCCGCTGACCCCCAGTGGCCAGGCTCCCAACCAGGCGCTGCTGAGGATGCTGAAAGAGACGGAGCTGAAGAAGATTAGGGTTCTCGGCTCTGGCGCTTTTGGGACCGTGTACAAA GGTTTGTGGATCCCTGATGGCGAGAATGTGAAAATCCCGGTCGCCATCAAAGTACTCAGAGAGGCAACGTCACCCAAAGCCAACAAAGAAATCCTGGAC GAGGCGTACGTGATGGCGAGCGTGGACCACCCTCATGTGTGCCGCCTGCTGGGGATCTGCCTGACGTCGTCCGTGCAGCTGATAACTCAGCTGATGGCATACGGCTGCCTGCTGGACTACGTGAGACACCACCAAGAGAACGTGGGTGCTCAGTGGCTGCTCAACTGGTGCGTCCAGATTGCCAAG GGGATGAGCTACCTGGAGGAGCGCCACCTGGTGCATAGAGATCTGGCAGCGAGAAACGTCCTGGTAAAAACTCCCAATCACGTCAAGATCACGGACTTTGGCCTTGCCAAACTTCTCACGGCCGACGAGAAGGAATACCACTCTGACGGAGGAaag GTTCCTATCAAGTGGATGGCACTGGAGTCCATCCTGCAGTGGACCTACACACACCAGAGTGATGTTTGGAGTTACG gtgtgactgtgtgggagTTGATGACGTTTGGTTCCAAACCGTACGATGGCATCCCAGCCAGCGAGGTGGCGTCGGTTCTGGAGCGAGGCGAGCGCTTGCCGCAGCCGCCCATCTGCACCATCGACGTCTACATGCTGATGGTCAAGT GTTGGATGATCGACCCGTCCAGTAGACCCAAGTTCAGGGAACTCATCGTGGAGTTTTCCAAGATGGCGCGGGATCCCTCCAGGTACCTGGTCCTGCAG TGTGACCCGCCCAGCCCGTCCGACAGCAGGTTCTACTCCCGCCTGCTGAGCTCGGACGACACAGATGATGTGGTGGATGCCGAGGAGTACCTGTTGCCTTACAAAGTCTCCAGTAACCGTAGCGACCACCCATGCAGCGCCGCG CAGGCTCATCCTGTGCGCACAAACAGCATTGCCATGCGTTACATCAGCGACCCGACCGGCAACACAGCTGACAAAGAAGACCTCAGCGTCCACG AGTACATGAACCAGGATGAGAGCGGGCCCAGCAGCAGGCCCTCAGAGGTCCACAATCCCAACTACGAAGATCTGAGTCCAGTGTGGGGCGCTGCGTCGTTACCCTTCCTACCAGAAGATAGAAAAATCGGCCACGGAGTCGAGGAGGGACCTGAGTACTTAAACACAGCGCAAAGCTCGCTGCCCCGCATTGCCAGCCTCGACAACCCAGACTACCAGGCTGACTTCCTTCCCCGGGCCACGCCCTCTAACATGGGCACCAGAGGTCCGTTCCTCCCGGCTGCTGAGAACCACGAATACCTGGGCCTGGCTGGTGCAATGCAGACCTCTGTTTGCTAG
- the LOC129174134 gene encoding melanoma receptor tyrosine-protein kinase-like isoform X2 — translation MCGGAVDYLFLLFFLLLLLTFDRCCCTPTDRRVCQGTSNQLTLLGTPENHYDNMVRMYANCSVVLDNLEITHTLQQHDLSFLQSIEEVGGYVLVAINEAPIVPLVNLRLIRGQNLYESQYALLVMSNYHRNYSSSTLNFTGGLRQLQLSSLTEILRGGVKMTHNHLLCNMDTIQWWDVLDKSSNPRLVLKMDDFARNCDPCHPSCVNGSCWAAGPEHCQKFTKSQCAEQCSRRCRGPKPSDCCNEHCAAGCNGPRATDCLACRLFNDDGTCKDACPPEKLYDLKTHQVINNPNAKFTYGATCVKSCPHNYVVTGGSCVRTCGAGMYEVDDNGVQRCRTCEGPCPKACDGVGVGTLVNAIAINASNIELFRNCTKINGDIFFIETSFTGDAHYKIPPMDPAKLEYFRTVKEITGFLLIQSWPKNMTSLSVFENLEIIRGRTTRAQHSLAVVRVQNLHWLGLRSLKEVSAGRVALKDNPQLCYTRNDQWARLFRSSDQIITVRNVASSQLCQQQNHTCDVQCTDQGCWGPGPAMCVSCLHFDRRGRCVASCNLLHGEPREVEVNRSCVECHAECLVMKGRPTCYGTGPDQCSQCARFKDGPHCVPRCPHGVMGDGDIMIWKYADSAGQCQSCHQNCTEGCTGPGLSGCSGASSHSTLAVGVVSGLLVIVLLSLVVSVLLRRRQIKRKRTLRRLLQERELVEPLTPSGQAPNQALLRMLKETELKKIRVLGSGAFGTVYKGLWIPDGENVKIPVAIKVLREATSPKANKEILDEAYVMASVDHPHVCRLLGICLTSSVQLITQLMAYGCLLDYVRHHQENVGAQWLLNWCVQIAKGMSYLEERHLVHRDLAARNVLVKTPNHVKITDFGLAKLLTADEKEYHSDGGKVPIKWMALESILQWTYTHQSDVWSYGVTVWELMTFGSKPYDGIPASEVASVLERGERLPQPPICTIDVYMLMVKCWMIDPSSRPKFRELIVEFSKMARDPSRYLVLQCDPPSPSDSRFYSRLLSSDDTDDVVDAEEYLLPYKVSSNRSDHPCSAAAHPVRTNSIAMRYISDPTGNTADKEDLSVHEYMNQDESGPSSRPSEVHNPNYEDLSPVWGAASLPFLPEDRKIGHGVEEGPEYLNTAQSSLPRIASLDNPDYQADFLPRATPSNMGTRGPFLPAAENHEYLGLAGAMQTSVC, via the exons ATGTGCGGAGGTGCGGTGGACtacctttttcttctttttttccttcttcttctgctgaCGTTTGACCGCTGCTGCTGCACCCCAACCGACAGGAGAG TGTGCCAAGGGACGAGCAACCAGCTGACCTTGCTGGGCACTCCTGAAAACCACTATGACAACATGGTGAGGATGTACGCCAACTGCTCGGTGGTCCTGGACAACCTGGAGATCACGCACACTCTGCAGCAACACGACCTCTCTTTCCTCCAG TCCATCGAGGAAGTCGGCGGCTATGTGCTGGTCGCCATTAACGAAGCACCGATAGTCCCGCTGGTCAACTTGAGGCTGATCCGAGGTCAGAACCTCTACGAGAGTCAGTATGCCCTGCTGGTCATGTCCAACTACCACAGGAACTACTCGTCCTCCACGCTCAACTTCACTGGTGGCCTCAGACAGCTTCAGCTCAGCAGCCTGACCG AGATTCTTAGAGGAGGAGTTAAGATGACCCACAATCATTTGCTGTGCAACATGGACACCATCCAGTGGTGGGACGTCCTGGACAAAAGCAGCAATCCCAGATTGGTTTTAAAGATGGATGACTTTGCACGCAACT GTGATCCCTGCCATCCGTCATGTGTCAACGGGTCGTGTTGGGCGGCCGGACCGGAACACTGCCAgaaat TCACCAAGTCGCAGTGTGCTGAGCAGTGCAGCCGGAGGTGTCGCGGTCCCAAACCCAGCGACTGTTGTAACGAGCACTGTGCAGCAGGCTGcaacggcccgcgggccaccgACTGTCTG GCGTGTCGGCTGTTCAATGACGACGGCACCTGCAAAGACGCGTGTCCTCCTGAGAAGCTCTACGACCTGAAAACACACCAAGTCATCAACAATCCTAACGCCAAGTTCACCTACGGCGCCACCTGTGTCAAGTCCTGCCCAC acAACTACGTGGTGACCGGAGGCTCCTGCGTGCGCACGTGCGGCGCAGGCATGTACGAAGTGGATGACAACGGCGTGCAGCGCTGTCGAACCTGCGAGGGACCGTGTCCAAAAG CGTGTGATGGCGTCGGTGTGGGGACTCTTGTGAACGCCATCGCCATCAACGCCTCCAATATTGAGTTGTTCCGAAACTGCACCAAGATCAATGGCGACATCTTCTTCATTGAGACCTCCTTCACTGG CGATGCTCACTATAAGATCCCGCCCATGGACCCGGCCAAGCTGGAATACTTCCGAACTGTAAAGGAAATCACAG GATTCCTGCTGATCCAATCCTGGCCCAAGAACATGACATCTCTGTCCGTGTTTGAGAACCTGGAGATCATCCGAGGAAGAACCACACGAGC ACAACACAGCCTGGCTGTGGTGAGGGTCCAGAATCTACACTGGTTGGGTCTGCGCTCCCTGAAGGAGGTCAGCGCTGGAAGAGTGGCCCTGAAGGACAACCCTCAGCTGTGCTACACTCGCAATGACCAGTGGGCCCGCCTCTTCAGATCGTCAGACCAAATCATCACAGTGAGAAACGTGGCGTCGTCCCAACTCTGCC AACAACAGAACCACACCTGTGACGTGCAGTGTACAGATCAAGGCTGCTGGGGCCCGGGGCCAGCCATGTGTGTCTCCTGCCTACACTTTGACCGCAGGGGGCGCTGTGTGGCCTCGTGCAACCTGCTGCATGG GGAGCCCAGGGAGGTGGAGGTGAACAGGAGCTGTGTGGAATGTCATGCTGAGTGTCTCGTGATGAAAGGGAGGCCAACCTGCTATGGCACG GGTCCCGACCAGTGTTCCCAGTGCGCCCGCTTCAAAGATGGTCCCCACTGCGTGCCACGATGCCCTCATGGCGTGATGGGCGACGGCGACATAATGATCTGGAAATACGCTGACAGTGCCGGCCAGTGCCAGTCATGTCACCAGAACTGCACCGAGGG GTGCACAGGTCCTGGACTGTCGGGATGCTCAGG GGCTTCCTCACACTCCACACTCGCGGTGGGCGTGGTCAGCGGGCTCTTGGTTATCGTCCTCCTGTCGTTGGTGGTCTCTGTGTTGCTCAGGCGACGGCAAATCAAGAGGAAAAGGACGTTGCGGCGCCTCCTGCAGGAGAGAGAG ctggtGGAGCCGCTGACCCCCAGTGGCCAGGCTCCCAACCAGGCGCTGCTGAGGATGCTGAAAGAGACGGAGCTGAAGAAGATTAGGGTTCTCGGCTCTGGCGCTTTTGGGACCGTGTACAAA GGTTTGTGGATCCCTGATGGCGAGAATGTGAAAATCCCGGTCGCCATCAAAGTACTCAGAGAGGCAACGTCACCCAAAGCCAACAAAGAAATCCTGGAC GAGGCGTACGTGATGGCGAGCGTGGACCACCCTCATGTGTGCCGCCTGCTGGGGATCTGCCTGACGTCGTCCGTGCAGCTGATAACTCAGCTGATGGCATACGGCTGCCTGCTGGACTACGTGAGACACCACCAAGAGAACGTGGGTGCTCAGTGGCTGCTCAACTGGTGCGTCCAGATTGCCAAG GGGATGAGCTACCTGGAGGAGCGCCACCTGGTGCATAGAGATCTGGCAGCGAGAAACGTCCTGGTAAAAACTCCCAATCACGTCAAGATCACGGACTTTGGCCTTGCCAAACTTCTCACGGCCGACGAGAAGGAATACCACTCTGACGGAGGAaag GTTCCTATCAAGTGGATGGCACTGGAGTCCATCCTGCAGTGGACCTACACACACCAGAGTGATGTTTGGAGTTACG gtgtgactgtgtgggagTTGATGACGTTTGGTTCCAAACCGTACGATGGCATCCCAGCCAGCGAGGTGGCGTCGGTTCTGGAGCGAGGCGAGCGCTTGCCGCAGCCGCCCATCTGCACCATCGACGTCTACATGCTGATGGTCAAGT GTTGGATGATCGACCCGTCCAGTAGACCCAAGTTCAGGGAACTCATCGTGGAGTTTTCCAAGATGGCGCGGGATCCCTCCAGGTACCTGGTCCTGCAG TGTGACCCGCCCAGCCCGTCCGACAGCAGGTTCTACTCCCGCCTGCTGAGCTCGGACGACACAGATGATGTGGTGGATGCCGAGGAGTACCTGTTGCCTTACAAAGTCTCCAGTAACCGTAGCGACCACCCATGCAGCGCCGCG GCTCATCCTGTGCGCACAAACAGCATTGCCATGCGTTACATCAGCGACCCGACCGGCAACACAGCTGACAAAGAAGACCTCAGCGTCCACG AGTACATGAACCAGGATGAGAGCGGGCCCAGCAGCAGGCCCTCAGAGGTCCACAATCCCAACTACGAAGATCTGAGTCCAGTGTGGGGCGCTGCGTCGTTACCCTTCCTACCAGAAGATAGAAAAATCGGCCACGGAGTCGAGGAGGGACCTGAGTACTTAAACACAGCGCAAAGCTCGCTGCCCCGCATTGCCAGCCTCGACAACCCAGACTACCAGGCTGACTTCCTTCCCCGGGCCACGCCCTCTAACATGGGCACCAGAGGTCCGTTCCTCCCGGCTGCTGAGAACCACGAATACCTGGGCCTGGCTGGTGCAATGCAGACCTCTGTTTGCTAG